The following proteins are co-located in the Xiphophorus hellerii strain 12219 chromosome 2, Xiphophorus_hellerii-4.1, whole genome shotgun sequence genome:
- the c2h15orf61 gene encoding uncharacterized protein C15orf61 homolog, translating to MKEFLRKIHSIFLQIALFPSRFGKTGPQPAASEVLTCHLQQRRLPPWTSFCVRYSSIHNDQFGLSNFNWRVQGSNYHILRTGCFPFVKYHCTKAPPENLDFEDRFFTMLKVINLGIPCLAYGMGCWMVIGAAETVQTSVGPVTIYFAYKEEEGAQY from the exons ATGAAGGAGTTTTTGCGGAAGATACACAGCATCTTTTTGCAGATCGCTCTGTTTCCGAGCAGATTTGGTAAAACAGGTCCACAGCCAGCAGCTTCAGAGGTTTTGACCTGCCACCTGCAGCAGCGCAGACTCCCACCCTGGACTTCGTTCTGCGTGCGCTACAGCTCCATCCACAACGACCAGTTTGGCCTGTCCAACTTCAACTGGAGAGTTCAGGGATCCAATTACCACATATTGCGAACCGGCTGCTTTCCTTTTGTGAAATATCATTGCACCAAAGCACCTCCAGAGAACCTGGATTTTGAAGACAGGTTTTTTACTATGCTGAAAGTTATTAATCTAG GTATCCCTTGTTTGGCCTATGGCATGGGCTGCTGGATGGTGATAGGAGCTGCAGAAACAGTGCAGACGAGTGTTGGACCTGTCACCATCTATTTTGCctacaaagaagaagaaggtgcaCAGTACTAA